A stretch of Plasmodium chabaudi chabaudi strain AS genome assembly, chromosome: 14 DNA encodes these proteins:
- a CDS encoding protein AMR3, putative: MRWALNILKLILIIFIEIPKYYEKFPFVLCNISYMSNNKTNGYNKMNKNAFTFLNVINNNYRKNASKLYMTKKFKYKYKNSLEKRIRKGRIRNEINQKLKKKNSAYMVITEKLSKLDPDQIYFKYDKNILKEYENIKDIYKNKKLGRKFNQFDYWYSSNKKEAKYNYSRHVNYTITENNFNFKNVFSYFHILEVVHERFKNNAFYINGLQSFINKYYDPATGKRVKSYDRFKESLERMKNNDKGNENDKKLKKDDMPMNTIKKDIKTNNEEKQKKDEIKSKKDIFEMIKENMNDFQCENTVNEDSSFKLFGSSTSCLLKKNGPIAYDIKNPFMKSKLSSKRRRFKERKLFDIINFKCKNRQERLMQTAVRKLAKRKLKNEKYILDGMTPA; this comes from the coding sequence ATGAGATGGGCATTAAATATacttaaattaatattaataatttttatagagattccaaaatattatgaaaaatttccttttgttttatgtaatataaGTTATATGAGTAATAATAAGACAAatggatataataaaatgaataaaaatgcatttacatttttgaaTGTAatcaataataattatcgTAAAAATGCttcaaaattgtatatgactaaaaagtttaaatataagtataaGAATTCGCTAGAAAAACGAATAAGAAAAGGAAGAATAcgaaatgaaataaatcagaaattaaaaaaaaaaaatagtgcATACATGGTTATAACTGAAAAATTAAGCAAATTAGACCCagatcaaatatattttaaatatgataaaaatatattaaaagaatatgaaaatataaaagatatatataaaaataaaaaactagGACGAAAGTTCAACCAGTTTGATTATTGGTattcatcaaataaaaaggaagcAAAGTATAATTATAGCAGGCATGTCAATTATACTATAactgaaaataatttcaattttaaaaatgtattttcttattttcacattttaGAAGTAGTTCATGAGCGGTTCAAAAACAAtgctttttatataaatggcTTGCaatcttttataaataaatattatgaccCAGCTACAGGAAAACGAGTTAAATCTTATGATAGATTTAAAGAAAGTCTAGAAAGGATGAAGAACAATGATAAaggaaatgaaaatgataagaaGCTTAAAAAAGATGATATGCCCATGAATACTATTAAGAAAGacattaaaacaaataatgaagaaaaacaaaagaaagatgaaattaaatcgaaaaaagatatttttgaaatgataaaagaaaacatGAATGATTTTCAATGTGAAAATACAGTTAACGAAGATTCTTCATTTAAACTATTTGGATCATCTACAAGTTgccttttaaaaaaaaatgggcCTATAGCatatgatattaaaaatccATTTATGAaatcaaaattatcatCAAAAAGGAGGAGATTTAAAGAAAGAAAACtttttgatataattaattttaagtGTAAAAATAGACAAGAGCGTTTGATGCAAACCGCGGTAAGAAAACTTGCCAAAAGGAAACTcaaaaacgaaaaatatatattggaCGGCATGACCCCTGCATAA
- a CDS encoding AP2 domain transcription factor, putative, protein MIFRYFHCMVNTHNFQGSKILSKQFLQNDLNTYRKNIVLIKVSAYMTKEGDIKQKEQISNDQFKNKGCHNHTINNNHFIYPKYNSLFINGFVNNINNNVGPYYGNIFYKDKMFFSGRSGGLKRKKKRKDERVINTCSAKRLEFFYPKKKRRQRVGLIQNSRKNIVYDNVLKRFLVYYYKQGIQVFRTFSCKKKRNFESARNKAIILSKQYNKKYTKQRNLEKDNSKDPLIINNNTNLVVRHDYDIRKKVKIVPDKNKSGYRGVFYDASHHAYICTYNEAGIRKYQIFKIQNNDYLEAYNLAVMCRRYKLFKNYQFVSQRNRVRSGRIHLK, encoded by the coding sequence atgatttttAGATATTTCCATTGTATGGTTAATACACATAATTTTCAAGgaagtaaaatattaagcaaacaatttttacaaaatgatCTAAACACATATAGAAAAAACATAGTCCTAATCAAGGTATCAGCTTATATGACAAAAGAAGGAGATATAAAGCAAAAAGAACAAATAAGTAACGATcaattcaaaaataaaggtTGTCATAATCATaccataaataataatcattttatttacccTAAGTATAATtcactttttattaatggGTTTGTcaataacataaataataatgtaggTCCATATTATgggaatatattttataaggataaaatgttttttagTGGACGAAGTGGAGgattaaaaagaaaaaaaaaaagaaaagatgAAAGAGTAATTAATACATGTTCTGCTAAAAGGttagaatttttttatccaaaaaaaaaaagaagacaACGTGTTGgtttaatacaaaatagcagaaaaaatatagtctATGATAATGTATTAAAAAGATTTTTGGTTTACTATTACAAGCAAGGTATTCAGGTTTTCAGAACTTTTAgctgtaaaaaaaaaagaaattttgAATCTGCTAGGAATAAAGCTATAATACTATCcaaacaatataataaaaaatatacaaaacaaAGAAATCTCGAAAAAGATAATAGTAAAGACCCTTtgataattaataataatactaaCCTAGTTGTTAGGCATGATTATGATATTcgaaaaaaagtaaaaattgttcctgataaaaacaaaagtgGATATAGAGGAGTTTTTTACGATGCTTCACACCATgcttatatatgcacatataatGAAGCTGGAATTCGAAAATaccaaatttttaaaatacaaaataacgATTATCTTGAAGCTTATAACTTAGCAGTCATGTGCCGAAGATACAagctttttaaaaattaccAATTTGTTTCACAAAGGAATAGAGTGCGTAGTGGACGAATACACCTAAAGTGA